One Methylophilus sp. TWE2 DNA segment encodes these proteins:
- the ubiE gene encoding bifunctional demethylmenaquinone methyltransferase/2-methoxy-6-polyprenyl-1,4-benzoquinol methylase UbiE, translating into MQQNTDQEKTTHFGFDTVAESDKQKKVGEVFHSVAQKYDIMNDVMSAGMHRLWKRFAVDISGVGQGDKVLDIAGGSGDLSRLFAKKVGTQSAVNPGTVILTDINASMLGVGRDRMIDAGLNIPAAQCNAEILPFADETFHCVIVAFGLRNMTHKDVALREMQRVLKPGGRLLVLEFSKVWQPLEKLYDTYSFKLLPKFGKWIANDEPSYRYLAESIRMHPDQETLKHMMHEAGFGKVDYYNLTAGVVALHKGIKL; encoded by the coding sequence ATGCAGCAAAACACTGATCAGGAAAAAACCACCCATTTTGGCTTTGACACGGTAGCGGAGTCAGACAAACAGAAAAAAGTCGGTGAGGTATTTCATTCGGTCGCGCAAAAATACGACATCATGAATGATGTCATGTCCGCTGGCATGCACCGTTTGTGGAAGCGATTTGCGGTCGATATCAGCGGGGTTGGGCAAGGCGACAAGGTGCTGGATATCGCGGGCGGCAGCGGCGACCTGTCCCGCCTGTTTGCAAAAAAAGTAGGTACGCAATCAGCGGTCAATCCAGGAACTGTGATCCTGACCGACATCAATGCCTCCATGCTGGGCGTGGGCCGCGACCGAATGATAGATGCCGGGCTCAATATCCCGGCCGCACAGTGTAATGCCGAAATCCTGCCATTTGCAGATGAAACTTTTCATTGCGTGATCGTCGCCTTTGGCTTGCGTAATATGACCCATAAAGACGTTGCGTTGCGTGAAATGCAACGCGTGCTTAAACCGGGCGGGCGCTTGCTGGTCCTGGAGTTCTCAAAAGTCTGGCAGCCATTGGAAAAACTGTACGACACCTATTCATTCAAATTACTGCCCAAATTTGGTAAATGGATCGCAAACGATGAGCCTAGCTACCGCTACCTGGCGGAAAGCATACGCATGCACCCTGATCAGGAAACGCTCAAACACATGATGCATGAGGCTGGCTTTGGCAAAGTGGATTATTACAACCTGACTGCCGGCGTTGTTGCCCTGCACAAAGGCATCAAGCTTTAA
- a CDS encoding sensor domain-containing diguanylate cyclase codes for MVVNKRHYTLLLSAIVLIGFIATSLIGYFVAKDSLTERLQQEMLPLTSDNIYSEIQRDLLQPLLISSLMANDVFVFDWVNDGEKDASKMTSYLAQIQKKYNTITAFFVSESSGNYYHPSGVLKRVSSKNPDDHWYFDAKNSAGPYVINIDRDTADKRRLSIFVNYRIEDKSGRFIGVIGVGLSLQTVAELIENYQKRYGREIYFVNRQGEVMLQSSHYRSELHLQDKAGLDKAFLKVLTSPSASFSFKTSSGNTLYLNSRLVPEFDWYLIVEQVNDPSSERIETAFLINLAVAVVISMIVLALAHFAVRGYHDKLEMMATQDKLTGVTSRQVFEFYFKQAVARNKRRDESVSLVLLDIDLFKQINDSYGHQAGDLVLTRVANLIKSHIREEDVVCRWGGEEFLLLLSGCNIQHARDITELIRSAVASMQFHFNNEIVHITVSAGVAEMHTDELLGQVVERADHHLYAAKRAGRNCIRPEVDEEE; via the coding sequence ATGGTCGTTAACAAGCGTCACTACACCCTACTTCTAAGCGCTATTGTGCTCATCGGCTTTATCGCGACCAGCCTGATTGGCTACTTTGTCGCTAAAGACTCCTTGACGGAACGTTTGCAACAGGAAATGTTACCGCTCACCAGTGACAACATTTACTCTGAAATTCAGCGCGACCTACTGCAACCCTTGCTGATTTCGTCCCTGATGGCAAATGATGTCTTTGTGTTTGATTGGGTCAATGATGGCGAGAAAGACGCCAGCAAGATGACCAGCTACCTGGCGCAGATCCAGAAAAAATATAACACCATCACCGCTTTTTTTGTGTCAGAAAGCTCTGGCAACTATTATCACCCTAGCGGCGTCTTGAAACGTGTTTCCAGCAAAAACCCGGATGATCACTGGTACTTTGACGCGAAGAACTCTGCCGGTCCCTACGTCATCAATATAGATCGGGATACCGCAGACAAGCGTCGGCTCAGCATTTTTGTTAACTACCGCATTGAAGATAAATCCGGCAGGTTTATTGGCGTGATCGGGGTAGGCTTATCGCTGCAAACGGTTGCTGAACTGATCGAAAATTACCAGAAGCGCTATGGGCGCGAAATTTACTTCGTGAACCGTCAAGGCGAAGTCATGCTACAAAGCAGTCACTATCGTTCAGAGTTGCATTTACAGGACAAAGCCGGGCTGGACAAAGCGTTTCTTAAAGTGCTGACCTCTCCCAGTGCTTCGTTTTCATTCAAAACCAGCAGTGGTAATACGCTATACCTTAATAGCCGCCTGGTGCCTGAATTTGACTGGTACCTGATTGTAGAGCAAGTGAATGACCCAAGCTCCGAACGTATCGAAACTGCTTTCTTAATCAACCTGGCGGTCGCTGTCGTCATCAGCATGATTGTGTTGGCCCTGGCGCACTTTGCCGTGCGCGGTTACCACGACAAGCTGGAGATGATGGCGACGCAGGACAAACTGACAGGCGTTACCAGCCGCCAGGTATTTGAGTTCTATTTCAAGCAGGCAGTCGCGCGCAACAAACGCCGCGATGAGTCGGTATCACTTGTGTTGCTCGACATTGACCTGTTCAAGCAAATCAATGACTCTTATGGCCACCAGGCGGGCGACCTGGTATTGACCCGGGTGGCGAATCTGATCAAATCCCACATTCGGGAAGAGGATGTGGTCTGCCGCTGGGGTGGAGAAGAGTTTTTATTGCTACTTTCTGGCTGCAATATACAACATGCCAGGGACATTACCGAACTCATCCGCTCGGCGGTTGCTAGCATGCAATTTCATTTCAATAACGAAATTGTACACATCACGGTGAGTGCTGGCGTGGCAGAAATGCACACGGATGAATTGCTGGGTCAGGTGGTAGAGCGGGCAGACCATCATTTGTATGCCGCCAAACGTGCGGGGCGAAACTGCATCAGGCCAGAGGTGGATGAGGAAGAATAA
- a CDS encoding gamma-butyrobetaine hydroxylase-like domain-containing protein produces the protein MSGLHPDCPTPTLIQLHQGSHLLEIHFDNHTECMLSCEFLRVYSPSAEVRGHGAGQEVLQLDKENVNITGIEPVGRYAIKLIFDDGHDTGLYSWDYLYYLAQHYESLWQDYVTKLTIAGHTRKEPIHAAKH, from the coding sequence ATGAGCGGTCTTCACCCCGATTGTCCTACCCCTACCCTGATCCAATTGCATCAGGGATCACACTTGCTGGAAATACACTTCGACAACCATACCGAGTGCATGCTGTCTTGTGAGTTTTTGCGTGTCTACTCTCCGTCAGCCGAAGTCCGCGGGCATGGCGCAGGTCAGGAAGTGCTACAGCTGGACAAAGAAAATGTGAACATCACCGGGATTGAACCCGTTGGCCGTTATGCTATCAAATTGATCTTTGATGACGGTCATGATACTGGCCTGTATTCATGGGATTATTTGTACTACCTGGCACAACATTATGAGAGTTTGTGGCAAGACTACGTCACTAAACTGACCATCGCTGGCCATACCCGTAAGGAACCGATACATGCAGCAAAACACTGA
- a CDS encoding SCP2 domain-containing protein yields the protein MFKPLIQFVLQHLMQQNSWTAPLLQPYAQKNLRIDFKVAQVMLTILNSGELAIAADSATADATIHLPPSLAMRLLRQDPLAHSLIKIEGDATLGMEVGKILSAIRWDVEDDLSNIVGDIAAYQVVQLGQEKLQRWHGQAKNLGEMLVEYWQEERPIIAKKIHIKQFNRSVDRLREDTDRLEQRVEKLLAAATPPESQ from the coding sequence ATGTTTAAACCATTGATTCAATTTGTGCTGCAACACCTGATGCAGCAAAACAGCTGGACGGCGCCATTGTTACAGCCCTACGCACAGAAAAACCTGCGCATTGACTTCAAGGTCGCCCAAGTGATGCTGACAATTCTCAATAGCGGCGAACTGGCTATTGCAGCCGACTCGGCCACCGCTGACGCTACCATACATCTGCCACCTAGTTTGGCGATGCGCTTACTGCGGCAAGACCCGCTGGCACACAGCCTGATCAAAATTGAAGGCGATGCCACTCTCGGCATGGAAGTTGGCAAGATACTCTCTGCTATCCGCTGGGACGTTGAAGACGACCTGAGCAACATCGTAGGTGACATTGCGGCTTACCAAGTCGTGCAGTTAGGGCAGGAAAAACTGCAACGCTGGCACGGCCAGGCCAAAAATCTGGGTGAAATGCTGGTGGAATACTGGCAGGAAGAACGCCCCATCATTGCCAAAAAAATCCATATCAAGCAATTTAACCGCTCTGTTGACCGTCTGCGTGAAGACACTGACAGACTGGAACAGCGCGTTGAGAAACTGCTTGCTGCCGCCACGCCTCCTGAAAGTCAGTAA
- a CDS encoding dynamin family protein, whose amino-acid sequence MENNRLAQQFDLYTRWRQSIADVLGEYRRWLADKQLSDVQIEERIQQQLNRLREDKLNVAFVAEFSRGKSELINAIFFSGYGHRLLPSGAGRTTMCPTELRYDNGKPVSLSLLPIETSTHQISITEYRRTPQAWSVVEFDAHSRESMVEAFKEVSRTRRVTVEEAQSLGLYHPEQPDDAMLIGQDGLLEIPCWRYAVINFPHPLLKQGLVILDTPGLNAIGAEPELTMSMLPNAHAVLFILGADTGVTKSEMEVWRRYISGARWKQKGRMAVLNKIDGLWDPLKTDDEVETELYRQLQNTAELLGLPRDQILPTSAQKGLLAKVKGDQVLLQKSRLLQLERNLSDELIPAKQEIVRESIQGEIEDMMQQTRITLETRLQSVLDQTDELRCLQGKNEDVIAQMMRKVKQDKVNFEVGLQRYQALRSVFSVQSNQLFHHLGMPALKTKVRETRDTMMKAAFTKTMRQAMDDFFSDLKRRMMDADVHVLEIKKMMEAMYEKFSKEHGLLQKTPPPFSTSRYLKALNKLETIYRDQFNTTFNMIAHEKLTLTSKFFETLASHVILEYEAANRDTESWLKAVIAPMESQMREHHVQLKRRVESIKRIYQATDTLEERIADLEQVELSIRQQLAELDQLNGKAMFALAHEEVIVQAA is encoded by the coding sequence ATGGAAAACAACAGACTGGCACAACAATTTGATTTGTACACACGCTGGCGTCAATCGATTGCTGATGTCTTAGGGGAGTATCGGCGCTGGTTGGCCGATAAACAGCTCAGCGATGTGCAGATTGAAGAGCGCATACAGCAGCAATTAAACCGCCTGCGTGAAGATAAGCTGAATGTGGCATTTGTCGCCGAATTCTCGCGCGGCAAATCCGAGCTTATTAACGCGATTTTCTTTTCCGGTTACGGCCACCGTTTGCTGCCATCCGGCGCCGGGCGCACCACCATGTGTCCTACTGAATTACGCTATGACAATGGCAAACCGGTGAGTTTGTCATTACTGCCAATTGAAACCAGCACCCACCAGATTTCCATTACTGAATACCGTCGTACGCCTCAGGCATGGTCTGTAGTTGAATTTGATGCGCACTCACGTGAAAGCATGGTGGAGGCCTTTAAAGAGGTGAGCCGCACGCGCCGTGTCACCGTAGAAGAAGCCCAGTCTTTAGGTTTATACCATCCGGAACAGCCGGATGATGCCATGCTCATTGGTCAAGATGGCTTGCTGGAAATCCCTTGCTGGCGCTACGCCGTGATTAATTTTCCACATCCTTTGCTCAAACAGGGTCTGGTGATTCTTGATACGCCAGGCTTGAATGCGATTGGTGCAGAACCTGAGTTGACCATGAGCATGTTGCCCAATGCGCATGCTGTATTGTTTATCCTGGGCGCCGACACCGGCGTCACCAAATCTGAAATGGAAGTCTGGCGCCGTTATATCAGTGGCGCACGCTGGAAGCAAAAAGGCCGCATGGCGGTGCTCAATAAAATCGATGGTTTATGGGACCCATTGAAAACTGACGATGAAGTCGAAACCGAGCTGTACCGCCAGTTGCAAAATACTGCCGAATTACTCGGCTTGCCGCGCGACCAGATTTTGCCGACCTCTGCCCAGAAAGGCCTGCTGGCCAAGGTGAAGGGTGACCAGGTACTGCTGCAAAAGAGCCGCTTGCTGCAACTGGAGAGAAACCTGTCTGACGAGCTGATCCCAGCCAAGCAGGAAATTGTGCGTGAAAGCATACAGGGCGAAATTGAAGACATGATGCAGCAAACGCGTATTACGCTGGAAACGCGTTTGCAAAGTGTGCTTGACCAAACGGACGAGCTGCGCTGCCTGCAAGGCAAAAACGAAGATGTGATTGCGCAGATGATGCGCAAGGTCAAGCAGGATAAGGTGAATTTTGAAGTGGGCTTGCAACGCTACCAGGCGTTGCGTAGTGTATTTTCTGTGCAGTCCAACCAGTTATTCCACCATCTGGGGATGCCAGCCCTCAAAACCAAGGTTCGTGAAACCCGCGATACTATGATGAAAGCGGCGTTTACTAAAACCATGCGTCAGGCCATGGATGACTTTTTCAGTGATCTCAAGCGCCGCATGATGGATGCCGATGTGCATGTGCTTGAAATCAAGAAAATGATGGAGGCCATGTATGAAAAATTCTCCAAAGAACATGGATTGCTGCAAAAGACGCCGCCACCATTCTCTACTTCACGCTATTTAAAAGCCCTCAATAAACTGGAAACGATTTACCGTGACCAGTTTAATACCACCTTCAATATGATTGCCCACGAAAAACTGACGTTGACCAGCAAGTTTTTTGAAACCCTGGCCAGTCATGTGATTCTGGAGTATGAAGCGGCAAACCGCGATACTGAGAGCTGGCTTAAGGCAGTGATTGCACCTATGGAAAGCCAGATGCGTGAACATCATGTGCAGCTTAAGCGGCGTGTAGAAAGTATCAAGCGTATTTATCAGGCGACAGATACGCTAGAAGAACGGATAGCCGACCTGGAGCAAGTGGAACTATCGATTCGCCAGCAACTGGCTGAACTGGATCAGCTCAATGGCAAAGCCATGTTTGCGTTAGCGCATGAAGAAGTGATCGTGCAAGCGGCCTAA
- a CDS encoding DUF4340 domain-containing protein, with protein sequence MKKRWILNLLLLVVVVGIAAFLHLKPQEQALSARFEVSNLKMADFEAVKAEFPAKAPTVFEKQDGYWMMRKPYAARADQPSVQRIISIIAATTATRLPLQDAAKYGLDQPVLKLTLSGAKGDQVFTFGTFNPVTEEQYVGFAGQVYLLPGQYGEAASTQPIEMVDKTPLSPAERKQLAGFDLAHLEQWEENALKVELSNEGKWSANDPKAKPTQNDMNEWSDFSWVQAQAVSVEFYTPDRKQSYPSFEVLLRNGKKVHFDKLQESPEYLLARPDEGIIYHFSNDTGFTMVNPPVNIQTPGSK encoded by the coding sequence ATGAAAAAAAGATGGATTCTGAATCTCTTGTTGCTGGTCGTTGTGGTTGGCATTGCTGCGTTTTTACACTTAAAACCACAAGAGCAAGCATTATCAGCCAGGTTTGAGGTATCCAACCTGAAGATGGCGGATTTTGAGGCGGTGAAAGCCGAGTTTCCCGCCAAGGCGCCGACGGTGTTTGAAAAGCAGGATGGATACTGGATGATGCGCAAACCTTATGCCGCACGTGCAGACCAGCCTTCAGTACAACGTATCATCTCTATCATTGCTGCCACGACTGCGACCAGGCTGCCATTGCAGGATGCGGCAAAATATGGACTGGACCAGCCTGTGCTAAAACTCACCTTGTCAGGTGCAAAAGGCGATCAAGTATTTACCTTTGGTACGTTCAATCCTGTCACTGAAGAGCAATATGTCGGTTTTGCCGGACAAGTGTATTTATTGCCTGGCCAATATGGAGAGGCTGCTTCTACACAACCCATTGAAATGGTGGATAAAACCCCATTGTCCCCGGCAGAGCGCAAGCAACTGGCTGGTTTTGACCTGGCTCACCTCGAGCAATGGGAAGAAAATGCCCTCAAGGTAGAGTTATCCAATGAAGGCAAGTGGTCTGCCAACGACCCCAAAGCAAAACCTACCCAGAACGATATGAACGAGTGGAGTGATTTTAGCTGGGTACAGGCACAAGCGGTTTCAGTAGAGTTTTACACCCCTGATCGCAAGCAGTCCTATCCTTCATTTGAAGTATTGTTGCGCAATGGTAAAAAAGTGCATTTTGATAAATTGCAGGAGTCACCGGAGTACCTGTTGGCACGCCCGGATGAAGGCATTATTTATCACTTCAGCAATGACACCGGCTTTACCATGGTCAATCCACCGGTCAATATCCAGACGCCAGGCAGCAAATAA
- the mutM gene encoding bifunctional DNA-formamidopyrimidine glycosylase/DNA-(apurinic or apyrimidinic site) lyase — MPELPEVEVTRRGLLPVEGALIEQVTIRHHGLRWPIPADLPQHLQGRRVLKLKRRAKYILAEIGSTEVEGVLLLHLGMSGRLCLLERDFPAEKHDHFDIRFVDGRVIRLRDPRRFGAVLWLDQDPMQHVLLNRLGPEPLEPAFNADYLYRQLRTRNAAIKTTIMDAHLVVGVGNIYASESLFRAGIHPETPAKSLSLAQCELLVQEIKATLNAALEAGGSSLRDFFGADGNPGYFQQTYFVYGRTGEPCRVCQQAIFTIRLGQRSTFYCQVCQPRDTRVAGRAANK; from the coding sequence ATGCCTGAATTGCCCGAGGTTGAGGTGACGCGACGAGGGTTGTTGCCTGTTGAAGGTGCACTGATTGAGCAGGTAACCATTCGTCATCACGGCTTGCGCTGGCCCATTCCAGCCGATTTGCCGCAGCATTTACAAGGCCGCCGGGTACTCAAGCTCAAGCGCCGTGCCAAATATATTCTCGCCGAAATAGGGTCCACGGAAGTGGAAGGTGTATTGCTGCTGCATCTAGGGATGTCTGGCCGTTTGTGTCTGCTGGAGCGCGATTTCCCCGCTGAAAAACATGACCATTTTGATATCCGCTTTGTTGATGGTCGCGTGATCCGTCTGCGTGACCCGAGGCGGTTTGGTGCCGTATTGTGGCTGGACCAGGACCCCATGCAGCATGTCTTGCTCAATAGGCTTGGGCCAGAGCCATTAGAGCCAGCCTTCAACGCGGATTATTTGTACCGGCAATTGCGTACCCGCAATGCAGCGATTAAAACCACCATCATGGATGCGCACCTGGTGGTGGGTGTGGGGAATATTTATGCCAGCGAGTCTCTGTTTCGTGCGGGTATCCATCCAGAAACACCCGCCAAGTCATTAAGCCTGGCACAATGTGAGTTGCTGGTGCAGGAGATTAAGGCGACGCTGAATGCAGCACTGGAGGCCGGTGGCAGTAGTCTGCGGGACTTTTTTGGGGCGGATGGTAATCCTGGCTATTTCCAGCAGACTTATTTCGTCTATGGCCGCACCGGCGAGCCTTGCCGTGTTTGCCAGCAAGCCATTTTCACGATACGGCTAGGACAGCGTTCAACCTTCTATTGCCAGGTTTGTCAGCCACGTGACACACGTGTTGCAGGTCGTGCCGCAAACAAGTAA
- a CDS encoding DUF2147 domain-containing protein: MRHIKILLAIVSLLLSYSLHAADLVGLWQTTDDRTGKPRSLIRITENAGEYNAVVEKGLLATDTGDAVCDKCTDERKGQKIVGMTIAKHLKSSSKSNVYEGGEILDPENGKTYKCKMTLSPNGNELEVRGFIGFSLLGRSQTWKRIE, encoded by the coding sequence ATGCGCCACATCAAAATACTGCTGGCAATCGTTTCCTTATTGCTCTCTTATTCCTTACATGCGGCAGACCTGGTCGGCCTTTGGCAAACCACGGATGACCGTACCGGCAAACCGCGATCACTGATACGTATCACAGAGAATGCCGGTGAATACAATGCGGTTGTTGAAAAAGGTCTACTCGCGACTGACACCGGCGATGCCGTCTGCGACAAGTGTACTGACGAACGTAAAGGCCAGAAAATTGTGGGCATGACAATAGCCAAACACTTGAAATCATCTAGCAAAAGCAATGTATATGAGGGCGGTGAAATCCTGGACCCGGAAAATGGCAAAACCTACAAATGCAAAATGACCCTGAGCCCCAACGGAAACGAGCTGGAAGTGCGCGGCTTTATCGGATTTTCATTGCTGGGACGCTCTCAGACCTGGAAGCGGATAGAGTAA
- the ubiB gene encoding ubiquinone biosynthesis regulatory protein kinase UbiB, which translates to MHWLRFFHIIGVLIWYRLDVFFIRDERPGIASRLLNILLFWRHAPEKRAVRLRLALERLGPIFVKFGQMLSTRRDLLPPDVADELTKLQDQVPPFSYTQVEAIINQAFGAPLAIVYAEFNTTPVASASVAQVHFARLHSGDQVAVKVLRPGIAAIIHRDIALLSTLAWWVKKLSSEGRRLKPEEMVDEFARHTEHELDLTLEAAHCAQLGRNFSDRRLLVPAVYWDYSHKQVMTMQRMHGTPVRDTASLAAYGINLTQLAHEGVEIFFTQVFRDGFFHADMHPGNIQVVTEGPDKGKFIALDFGIMGSLTPTDQYYLARNFLAFFNRDYRDVAVAHIESGWVPADTNVEALETAVRAICEPIFEKPLKDISFGRTLLSLFQMSRRFGVNIQPQLIMLQKTLLNIEGLGRELDPNIDLWHSAKPFLKRWMSEQIGWRSLLKSAKRELPYILTHAAEMPRLFEQYLRNQTELGKQQNRIDALLVSQHRQATWQKWATTAIIVLVLIQFASLFLLFNH; encoded by the coding sequence ATGCATTGGTTACGTTTTTTTCATATTATCGGTGTACTTATCTGGTACCGCCTTGATGTTTTCTTTATCCGTGATGAACGGCCGGGAATCGCCTCCCGTCTGCTCAATATACTGCTTTTCTGGCGGCATGCGCCAGAAAAGCGCGCAGTACGCCTGCGGCTGGCACTGGAAAGACTAGGACCCATTTTCGTCAAGTTCGGCCAGATGCTCTCCACCCGCCGTGATCTGCTGCCGCCAGATGTCGCTGACGAACTCACCAAGCTGCAGGATCAGGTCCCCCCGTTTAGCTATACACAGGTTGAAGCTATCATCAATCAGGCATTTGGTGCACCGCTGGCAATCGTCTATGCCGAGTTTAATACGACGCCTGTCGCCAGCGCCTCAGTCGCACAAGTGCATTTTGCCAGGCTGCACAGTGGCGATCAGGTCGCTGTTAAAGTACTGCGCCCAGGCATTGCGGCCATTATTCACCGCGACATTGCCCTGTTAAGTACCTTGGCCTGGTGGGTTAAAAAGCTTTCCAGCGAAGGCCGCCGCCTCAAACCCGAAGAAATGGTGGATGAATTTGCCCGCCATACCGAGCATGAACTTGATTTGACGCTGGAAGCTGCACACTGCGCCCAATTAGGCCGCAACTTCAGTGACCGCCGCCTGCTGGTCCCCGCAGTGTATTGGGATTACTCGCACAAGCAAGTCATGACCATGCAGCGCATGCATGGTACGCCAGTGCGCGATACGGCCTCGCTGGCGGCTTACGGCATTAATCTGACCCAACTGGCACACGAAGGCGTGGAAATCTTTTTTACACAGGTATTCCGGGACGGTTTCTTCCATGCCGACATGCATCCAGGTAATATCCAAGTGGTCACCGAAGGGCCGGATAAAGGCAAATTTATTGCGTTGGACTTTGGCATCATGGGTAGCCTGACACCCACCGACCAGTATTACCTGGCGCGTAATTTTCTTGCATTCTTCAACCGCGATTACCGAGATGTGGCCGTGGCCCACATTGAATCTGGCTGGGTTCCGGCAGACACCAATGTGGAAGCTCTTGAAACCGCCGTACGTGCTATTTGTGAGCCGATCTTTGAAAAACCGCTCAAGGATATTTCTTTTGGCCGTACGCTGCTGAGCTTGTTCCAGATGTCACGCCGCTTTGGTGTCAATATCCAGCCACAGCTCATCATGTTGCAAAAAACCCTGCTCAATATCGAAGGGCTGGGCCGTGAACTCGACCCGAACATTGACCTTTGGCATAGCGCAAAACCTTTCCTCAAACGCTGGATGAGCGAACAGATTGGCTGGCGCAGTCTGCTCAAGTCTGCCAAACGAGAACTTCCTTATATTCTGACGCATGCCGCTGAAATGCCGCGTTTGTTTGAACAATATTTGCGCAACCAAACCGAGCTTGGCAAACAACAAAACCGCATTGACGCGCTGCTCGTCTCACAGCACCGACAGGCAACCTGGCAAAAGTGGGCCACCACTGCCATCATCGTGCTGGTATTAATACAATTTGCAAGTTTGTTCCTGCTATTTAACCACTAA
- a CDS encoding sodium:solute symporter family protein → MLIWFVVAYLLVSIGIGLIAARNVHNTKDYAVAGRHLPLPVVMATVFATWFGAEAVFGVSATFVREGLTGVAADPFGSSMCLILAGIFFSSRLYKLNILTLGDFYRMRYNRSVEVLTTIAIVISYMGWVAAQIKALGLIFNLISHGAISEETGMIVGTAIVLTYTTLGGMLSVAILDFVQMIVVIGGLLYIANIVSDQTGGITPVIDHARHAGKLHFFPQSTNWSVWLTFLGGWLTMMLGSIPQQDVFQRITSAKTARIALWGSIFGASIYFCFTFVPMFIAYAATLIDPATFGTLVNTDSQRVLPTLVMTHTPLLAQAIFFGAILSAIMSCSSATLLAPSVTFAENVVKGFMPQMNDHAFLRVMRLCLVGFAGMVLLYALNSELSIFGMVESAYKVTLAGAFIPLLFGAFWKRATSQGALAAIIFGIASWVLIEILVGEDSLIPAQLAGLVISAAAMVIGSLLPQKIGGTPHSPSGYLHEHAARSHPH, encoded by the coding sequence GTGCTGATCTGGTTTGTTGTGGCGTATTTACTGGTCTCAATAGGCATAGGCCTGATTGCCGCCAGAAACGTGCACAACACCAAAGATTATGCCGTCGCAGGCCGCCATTTGCCACTGCCTGTGGTCATGGCCACGGTATTTGCCACCTGGTTTGGCGCAGAAGCGGTCTTTGGTGTCTCAGCCACCTTTGTGCGTGAAGGGCTGACCGGGGTGGCGGCTGACCCTTTTGGATCCAGTATGTGCCTGATACTGGCCGGCATTTTCTTTTCCAGCCGCCTGTACAAACTCAACATCCTGACCCTGGGCGATTTCTACCGCATGCGTTATAACCGTTCGGTAGAAGTACTCACCACTATAGCCATTGTTATCTCCTACATGGGCTGGGTCGCTGCCCAAATCAAGGCGCTGGGGCTGATTTTCAACCTGATCAGTCATGGCGCCATTTCGGAAGAAACTGGCATGATCGTTGGTACGGCAATTGTGCTGACCTACACGACATTAGGCGGCATGCTGTCCGTCGCGATTCTGGACTTTGTACAAATGATCGTGGTCATCGGCGGCTTGTTGTATATCGCGAATATCGTCTCTGACCAGACGGGCGGTATCACCCCTGTGATCGATCACGCACGTCATGCCGGCAAACTGCACTTTTTCCCGCAATCCACAAACTGGAGCGTCTGGCTGACCTTTCTCGGTGGTTGGCTGACCATGATGCTGGGGTCAATTCCGCAACAGGATGTGTTCCAGCGCATCACCTCGGCCAAAACTGCCAGAATAGCCTTGTGGGGCTCTATTTTTGGCGCAAGCATTTATTTCTGTTTTACCTTTGTGCCCATGTTTATTGCCTATGCAGCCACCCTGATCGATCCGGCCACTTTTGGCACATTAGTCAACACTGACTCCCAACGCGTGTTACCTACCTTGGTAATGACACATACGCCGCTACTGGCCCAAGCCATCTTTTTTGGTGCAATCCTCTCTGCCATCATGAGCTGCTCGTCAGCCACTTTACTGGCGCCGTCAGTCACCTTTGCCGAAAACGTGGTGAAAGGGTTTATGCCACAGATGAATGACCATGCCTTCCTGCGCGTGATGCGGCTTTGCCTGGTAGGCTTTGCAGGCATGGTATTGCTGTACGCGCTGAACTCCGAACTGTCTATTTTTGGCATGGTGGAAAGTGCGTACAAAGTCACGCTGGCGGGCGCATTTATCCCCTTGCTTTTTGGCGCATTCTGGAAGCGGGCAACCAGTCAGGGCGCGCTGGCGGCCATCATTTTCGGCATTGCCAGCTGGGTACTGATTGAAATACTAGTAGGCGAAGACAGCCTGATACCCGCACAGCTGGCAGGGTTGGTGATCAGTGCGGCAGCCATGGTCATCGGCTCATTGTTGCCACAAAAGATTGGCGGAACGCCTCATAGCCCTTCCGGTTATTTGCACGAACACGCAGCACGCAGTCATCCACATTAA